From the Trifolium pratense cultivar HEN17-A07 linkage group LG4, ARS_RC_1.1, whole genome shotgun sequence genome, the window ACATTTGTCTTAAagtaaatattattaatatctgacattattttcttaaaacaaattatCTTAATGTATATAATCCCACTCATATATTCACTTCTTAAATATCTGATTTTTGAGATTTATTAAGTGTGATTATCTTACATTGATTGAAAAAGTTAATGTTGACTAACATGTAAGTTAGAGGACTTATAAATCTAATATCTTAAGGTTTTTAAGTGAAAGTGTGGTGTCGAACGTCATTTATGTAGTTGTTCAAATGTTGATCTAACTCAATGAAACTCTCCCTCAACGGCCTAACAATGGTATTCGAGTCCGATTAAAGTTAATGGGGAGCAATAAGTGGGAGATAATGGATCGAGGACAAAAAAACCCACACTTGAAGGGAGATATTACAATCTATTAAGTGTGAATTAGTTGAAAGAGTTAGTGTTAACTGttaagcatcatttaagtcaAATAATCAATAAACTTTATGATTCAATACTTTAGGTGAAAATTTGATCTCAAAAATCACTTCTATAATAACTAAAAACTCTACTTGTAGATCTCGTGAATTTATATCTGTTGGTATaaacattaaattatatatgcagagAACTGAGTTCGAACAATGATCATTTTATTTATgcttcttaaaataaaatttctaaccactaatcttatttataacaaaaaaaaaactcaatatgtTAATCCAATCACTATGGTTCAAGGGAGATATCACAATTAAAGTAGAATTCTCTGATGTGGTGGAGATAACTcatggaaaaaagaaaaacactttctagtcaaaaaaataaattagaaagcACTTTATTTCTTCCACCTCCACTTATAAAAAGGCCACTCCACCCTTCCACTTGAAAACCAACCAAACATTCTCAGCTCACACAAAAACACAAGAATCAACAAAAAATGCCTTCATCTTCCACAACCATAGTTTCAAAATGCACAATCTATCCAAaccaaaaatcatcaataaaaccCTTAAAACTCTCTGTTTCTGATCTTCCAATGCTTTCATGTCACTATATTCAAAAAGGAATTTTACTTTCTACACCCCCTTATTCCTTTGAAGACCTTATTCAAACCCTCAAAACCTCTCTTTCCATCACTCTCTCTCACTTCCCTCCTCTCGCCGGCCGACTCACCACCGACTCCGACGGTTACATTTACATAACTTCCAACGATGCCGGCGTCGATTTCATTCACTCCAAAGCCAAACACTTAACCATAAACACCGTCGTTTCACCTTCTTTGATCGATGTTCATCCTTGTTTCAAAGAATTCTTCGCTTATGACATGCCGGTTTCTTACTCCGGTCACCAAAACCCTCTCGCCGCTGTTCAAGTCACTGAACTCGCCGACGGTGTTTTCATCGGTTGTACTGTTAATCATTCCGTAACCGACGGTACTTCTTTCTGGCATTTCTTTAACACGTTCGCCGCCGTCACTAAAGGTGGCGGTGGCGGCGCTGTCAAGATCTCGAAATCTCCGGATTTCATAAGAAACACAATCTTTAACTCCACCGCTGTCCTCCCTATCCCCGCCGGTGGTCCCACCGTCACTTTCGACGTCGATGAGCCTCTCCGTGAACGTGTCTTTCATTTCTCTCGTGAATCCATTCTCAAACTTAAACAGAAAGCAAACAGTAACAGCAACGGTAACGGTTTAACAGATCCAACTGAGGTAATAGCAAAACAAGCAAATGACAGTTGGAAAAACGTTAACTCTAACGGCCACGTTAACGGAAGCGTTAAATCTAACGTGAGAAACGAGATCTCGTCGTTTCAA encodes:
- the LOC123924841 gene encoding BAHD acyltransferase DCR translates to MPSSSTTIVSKCTIYPNQKSSIKPLKLSVSDLPMLSCHYIQKGILLSTPPYSFEDLIQTLKTSLSITLSHFPPLAGRLTTDSDGYIYITSNDAGVDFIHSKAKHLTINTVVSPSLIDVHPCFKEFFAYDMPVSYSGHQNPLAAVQVTELADGVFIGCTVNHSVTDGTSFWHFFNTFAAVTKGGGGGAVKISKSPDFIRNTIFNSTAVLPIPAGGPTVTFDVDEPLRERVFHFSRESILKLKQKANSNSNGNGLTDPTEVIAKQANDSWKNVNSNGHVNGSVKSNVRNEISSFQSLSAQLWRSVTRARKLDSTKTSTFRMAVNCRHRLNPKMEPFYFGNAIQSIPTVASVKDILSNDLKYCAGLLHQNVVAHDDATVRRGVEDWENNPRLFPLGNFDGAMITMGSSPRFPMYDNDFGWGIPLAIRSGKANKFDGKISAFPGREGNGSVDLEVVLKPETMFGLENDIDFMQYVTDVV